One genomic window of Comamonas serinivorans includes the following:
- the cpaB gene encoding Flp pilus assembly protein CpaB — protein MNLTKLFAILLLVLALALGVGAWMLGRQPARPVAQPAPTAQQPVAQHPVVVAARPIAAGQRLVAEDLKVTAMPATIAGSFERPEALLDRTTVVALAADAPVFEQHLIHGLALQIDAGQRAVSIAVKEPMAAGHHVRPGDFVDVFFTLDNQNEHTQVDTQTRLLLARSRVLAYGQASVENPPPTAEQQRKAQQEAEAGKGGVATARKSGGSGQGNAVANTAVLAVPLEDVERLTLAEKYGQLTLALRHPDDTAVPDPSLFAALPTALQPVSGKLGKGEQLQGADRAYAGLRFKDLATGADARNARRPPAVAPMPLPAAPQAPRLRSVEVHQGATVQTVSY, from the coding sequence ATGAACCTCACCAAGTTGTTTGCCATCTTGCTGCTGGTGCTGGCCCTGGCGCTGGGCGTGGGGGCCTGGATGTTGGGCCGGCAGCCCGCGCGCCCGGTGGCGCAACCGGCGCCCACCGCGCAGCAGCCCGTCGCCCAGCACCCCGTGGTCGTGGCCGCCCGGCCGATTGCCGCGGGTCAGCGCCTGGTGGCCGAGGACCTGAAGGTGACCGCCATGCCCGCCACCATCGCCGGCAGCTTCGAACGCCCCGAGGCCTTGCTGGACCGCACCACCGTGGTGGCGCTGGCGGCCGACGCGCCGGTGTTCGAGCAGCACCTCATCCACGGCCTGGCCCTGCAGATCGACGCCGGCCAGCGGGCCGTGTCCATCGCCGTGAAGGAACCCATGGCGGCGGGCCACCACGTGCGCCCCGGCGACTTCGTGGACGTGTTCTTCACCCTGGACAACCAGAACGAGCACACCCAGGTCGACACCCAGACGCGGCTGCTGCTGGCCCGCAGCCGCGTACTGGCCTACGGCCAGGCCAGTGTCGAAAACCCGCCCCCCACGGCGGAGCAACAACGCAAGGCGCAACAAGAGGCCGAGGCCGGCAAGGGCGGTGTGGCCACCGCCCGCAAGTCCGGCGGCTCGGGCCAGGGCAACGCGGTGGCCAACACGGCCGTGCTGGCCGTGCCGCTGGAAGACGTGGAGCGCCTGACCCTGGCCGAGAAGTACGGCCAGCTGACGCTGGCCCTGCGCCACCCCGACGACACCGCCGTGCCCGACCCCAGCCTGTTCGCCGCCCTGCCCACCGCGCTGCAACCCGTGTCCGGCAAGCTGGGCAAGGGCGAGCAGCTGCAGGGCGCCGACCGCGCCTACGCCGGCCTGCGGTTCAAGGACCTGGCCACCGGCGCCGACGCCCGGAACGCCCGCCGCCCGCCGGCCGTGGCCCCCATGCCCCTGCCCGCCGCCCCGCAAGCACCGCGCCTGCGCTCGGTCGAGGTGCACCAGGGCGCCACTGTGCAGACCGTGAGCTACTGA
- a CDS encoding AAA family ATPase, whose product MHPESSHAPSDAAAPSLEELLAVRASDAAAVHHAAPQTGGASPAKARLLLALTGVSSDALLLAWAQRVLDGQLPHAARAEDVAEQVRLLQPQAILIEFDLHTLDTAVALATQLQAQYPEVVRVAVSRAQHPQCMLAALRAGVHDFLDIDEAIATSQQIVQGLLSRPQHTEAEPHHSPAPQLAILSARAGLGCSVLAAHLAWYLQQALAGPAGDDVLAGLLVELGGSGGSGGDCAIYLNTPGEFSFTDAVAQQRRLDRRMAQTALARHDSGLRLLPQPRQVPTLPPGEVRALMARLGQYFKHIVLDLGAHTPAPLLADLLPDASEIWVVCDQNVVSVVWTMALLSQLEALQIPRDRLRLIVNRHDSRLALDAQQIASRLQLPLLATLPERRRELADAVNHGKLLAPKQKGDPYVQAIEKLVALLVHGHHPDAPPHRTPAGPLTQLFQRIRRT is encoded by the coding sequence ATGCATCCTGAGTCCTCTCACGCCCCGAGCGACGCCGCCGCGCCTTCCCTCGAAGAGCTGCTGGCGGTGCGCGCCTCCGACGCCGCGGCCGTGCACCACGCCGCCCCGCAAACGGGTGGCGCCTCGCCCGCCAAGGCGCGGCTGCTGCTGGCCCTGACCGGCGTCTCCTCCGATGCCCTGCTGCTCGCCTGGGCACAGCGCGTGCTCGACGGCCAGCTGCCGCACGCCGCACGGGCGGAAGACGTGGCCGAGCAGGTGCGCTTGCTGCAGCCGCAGGCCATCCTCATCGAGTTCGACCTGCACACGCTGGACACCGCCGTGGCGCTGGCGACGCAACTGCAGGCGCAGTACCCCGAGGTCGTGCGCGTGGCCGTGAGCCGCGCCCAGCACCCGCAGTGCATGCTGGCGGCGCTGCGCGCGGGCGTCCACGATTTCCTCGACATCGACGAAGCCATCGCCACCAGCCAACAGATCGTGCAGGGCCTGCTGAGCCGGCCGCAGCACACCGAGGCCGAGCCGCACCACAGCCCGGCCCCGCAGCTGGCCATCCTGTCCGCGCGTGCCGGTCTGGGGTGCAGCGTGCTCGCGGCCCACCTGGCCTGGTACCTGCAGCAGGCGCTGGCGGGCCCGGCGGGCGACGATGTGCTGGCCGGCCTGCTGGTCGAGCTGGGCGGCTCGGGCGGCTCAGGGGGCGACTGCGCGATCTACCTGAACACCCCGGGGGAGTTCAGCTTCACCGATGCGGTGGCCCAGCAGCGCCGCCTGGATCGCCGCATGGCGCAAACGGCGCTGGCGCGGCACGACAGCGGGTTGCGGCTGCTGCCGCAGCCACGTCAGGTGCCGACCCTGCCGCCTGGCGAGGTGCGGGCCTTGATGGCCCGCCTGGGCCAGTATTTCAAGCACATCGTGCTGGACCTGGGCGCGCACACGCCCGCGCCGCTGCTGGCCGACCTGCTGCCCGATGCGAGCGAGATCTGGGTCGTGTGCGACCAGAACGTGGTCAGCGTGGTGTGGACCATGGCGCTGCTGAGTCAGCTGGAAGCGCTGCAGATCCCGCGCGACCGGTTGCGCCTCATCGTCAACCGCCACGACAGCCGCCTGGCGCTGGACGCGCAGCAGATCGCCAGCCGGCTGCAACTGCCGCTGCTGGCCACCCTGCCCGAGCGCCGGCGCGAGCTGGCCGACGCCGTCAACCACGGCAAGCTGCTCGCCCCCAAACAAAAGGGCGACCCCTACGTGCAGGCCATCGAGAAGCTGGTGGCCCTGTTGGTGCACGGCCACCACCCGGACGCGCCACCGCACCGGACCCCGGCCGGCCCGCTGACCCAACTGTTCCAACGCATCCGCAGGACCTGA
- a CDS encoding Flp family type IVb pilin gives MTKFITNFLKDEEGATAIEYGLIAGLIAVAIIVAVGDIGDKLKAVFEYIDEQLTGAVPA, from the coding sequence ATGACCAAGTTCATCACGAACTTCCTGAAGGACGAAGAAGGCGCAACGGCCATTGAATATGGGCTGATTGCGGGGCTGATTGCGGTGGCGATCATCGTGGCAGTTGGCGACATCGGCGACAAGTTGAAGGCCGTGTTCGAGTACATCGACGAGCAGCTGACAGGCGCTGTTCCTGCCTAA
- a CDS encoding A24 family peptidase has translation MFAVAPMLALTLWLTAIAVMDLRGRKVKNWMVLLGLALGLAALFGGVQPLQVSAWNGLAGMAVAFAALLPFYAMRWMGAGDVKFAAVVGLWFGLSPDLLVIWLGGSLLAGLHGLVVLARRKWLVGSLQLTLNPQGISRSVPYAGYMAITAIWVLLRAGPHWATTA, from the coding sequence ATGTTCGCAGTCGCTCCCATGCTGGCATTGACGCTATGGCTCACCGCCATCGCCGTCATGGACCTGCGCGGCCGCAAGGTGAAGAACTGGATGGTGCTGCTGGGCCTGGCCCTGGGCCTGGCGGCACTGTTCGGTGGCGTACAGCCCCTGCAGGTTTCGGCCTGGAACGGGCTGGCCGGCATGGCGGTGGCGTTTGCCGCGCTGCTGCCGTTCTACGCCATGCGCTGGATGGGAGCGGGGGACGTCAAATTCGCCGCGGTGGTCGGCCTGTGGTTCGGGCTCTCGCCCGACCTGCTGGTCATCTGGCTGGGCGGCAGCCTGCTGGCCGGCCTGCACGGCTTGGTCGTGCTGGCGCGACGCAAATGGCTGGTGGGCAGCCTGCAGCTCACGCTGAACCCTCAGGGCATCTCGCGCAGCGTGCCCTACGCCGGCTACATGGCCATCACTGCCATCTGGGTGCTGCTGCGCGCAGGGCCTCACTGGGCCACAACGGCATGA
- a CDS encoding type II and III secretion system protein family protein, with product MRTPPLAQIALLSLLACALPASAQTQASPVAHLAQALELSAGQQHLLQPGTAVARIAVGDPAVLDVKVLRDLSAGKATQAAELLLTPKAAGQTTLAVWPASGGAPRHWQVTVRGPHLVLARRLASVPEHAQALREARLSLPKDAVVDDRSQVQVTSNTVQVDVQVVEFKKSALRRSGVQLNSGGPNDHGFQFGVYTPGSNGSGSSAGNNSGGSGGSADSGTSAIVSAMNLVLGFGRAFSGQGITAQLGFLEGNGLARVLAKPTLVAHTGQSASFLAGGEIPIPVPSGASNNISIQYKEFGVKLQLTPTILSNERIALKVAPEASDLDYTQGVTINNISVPALRTRRADTLVELADGESFIIGGLVSRSTMSNVKKVPLLGDLPILGTFFKNLEYSQDETELVIIVTPRLVQPLPAGTDLQAVLPGERQEHRNAGGVWWPYSLGATYMNSALPGFSY from the coding sequence ATGAGAACACCGCCACTCGCGCAGATCGCCTTGCTGTCTCTGCTCGCCTGTGCCCTGCCCGCCTCGGCCCAGACGCAGGCCAGCCCGGTCGCCCACCTCGCTCAGGCGCTGGAGCTCTCGGCCGGCCAACAGCACCTGCTGCAGCCCGGCACCGCCGTGGCCCGCATCGCGGTGGGCGATCCGGCCGTGCTCGACGTGAAGGTGTTGCGCGACCTGTCGGCCGGCAAGGCCACGCAGGCGGCCGAGCTGCTGCTCACGCCCAAAGCCGCCGGCCAGACCACGCTGGCCGTGTGGCCCGCATCGGGCGGTGCGCCGCGGCACTGGCAGGTGACCGTGCGCGGCCCCCACCTGGTGCTGGCGCGGCGGCTGGCCTCGGTGCCCGAGCATGCCCAGGCCCTGCGCGAAGCCCGTTTGTCGCTGCCCAAGGACGCGGTGGTGGACGACCGCTCGCAGGTCCAGGTCACGAGCAACACCGTGCAGGTCGACGTGCAGGTGGTGGAGTTCAAGAAGTCGGCGCTGCGCCGCTCCGGTGTTCAGCTCAACAGCGGTGGGCCCAACGACCACGGGTTTCAATTCGGCGTCTACACACCGGGCAGCAACGGCAGCGGCAGTTCAGCAGGCAACAACAGTGGCGGCAGCGGTGGCAGTGCCGACAGCGGGACGTCGGCCATCGTCAGCGCGATGAACCTGGTGTTGGGCTTTGGCCGTGCGTTCAGCGGTCAGGGCATCACCGCGCAACTGGGTTTCCTAGAGGGCAATGGCCTGGCGCGGGTGCTCGCAAAACCCACGCTGGTGGCGCACACCGGTCAAAGCGCCAGTTTCCTGGCCGGCGGAGAAATCCCCATTCCCGTGCCCAGCGGGGCCAGCAACAACATTTCCATCCAGTACAAGGAATTCGGCGTCAAGCTGCAGCTGACCCCCACCATCCTCTCGAACGAGCGCATCGCGCTGAAGGTGGCGCCGGAAGCCAGCGACCTGGACTACACACAGGGTGTGACGATCAACAACATCTCTGTTCCGGCGCTGCGCACACGTCGTGCCGATACCCTGGTCGAGCTGGCCGATGGCGAGAGCTTCATCATCGGCGGCCTCGTGAGCCGCAGCACCATGTCCAACGTCAAGAAGGTGCCGCTGCTGGGCGACCTGCCCATCCTGGGCACCTTCTTCAAGAACCTGGAGTACTCGCAGGACGAGACCGAGCTGGTGATCATCGTCACCCCGCGCCTGGTGCAGCCGCTGCCGGCCGGCACCGACCTGCAGGCCGTGCTGCCCGGCGAGCGACAGGAACACCGCAACGCCGGCGGCGTGTGGTGGCCCTATTCGCTGGGGGCGACCTACATGAATTCGGCCCTGCCCGGGTTTTCGTACTGA
- a CDS encoding TolC family protein — protein MQTARLLPTLVCATALALPTATHGQSADLQLAPQLTPGSLASSSAQQQLLQALHAMLGEHPDVLRARAALESAGHDLDTAKGARWPSLKIGTSSGSAQVGQGARRESYNSINAEVRMKLLDGGAINAGIRSAESQESAQTSVLYSTRQNVLLEALTALFELHRFDRKTRIAAESAAIIGQLARVEERRAELGAVGRNDLRQAASRRSSALSQQHALEAQRTDAQARFVRYFNYHPGKQGLPQPQLPVHWLPASEEAARQAAEAQSSELQEANHQIERAQAEVERAKAERWPTVAAVVSHARDPKGVLYTEGTRYGVELNWNFGNGFELRDRILKATNELQSQLAQQETVRRAVHETVTAAWGRWQAGRERETQLHEAVREARGAFEGYRRLLEMGRGSLSQVLDAQLDMQRLMLDEADAIYDQHINALRLARTTGQLLPRDLPAHWLDQLFAPATQSAQAQARPDQPPAASVDLALAPVQLKLATRLDPQGLSWPGMTLPAVASGPSGRARW, from the coding sequence ATGCAGACCGCACGCCTGCTTCCCACCCTGGTCTGCGCCACCGCGCTCGCCCTGCCCACTGCCACCCATGGCCAGTCCGCAGACCTGCAACTGGCCCCGCAGCTCACCCCAGGCTCGCTTGCCAGCAGCAGCGCGCAACAGCAACTGCTGCAGGCGCTGCACGCCATGCTGGGCGAGCACCCCGACGTGCTGCGCGCCCGCGCCGCGCTGGAGTCAGCGGGCCACGACCTCGACACCGCCAAGGGGGCCCGCTGGCCCAGCCTCAAAATCGGCACGTCCAGCGGCAGCGCCCAGGTTGGGCAAGGCGCCCGGCGCGAGTCCTACAACAGCATCAACGCCGAAGTGCGCATGAAGCTGCTCGATGGCGGCGCCATCAACGCCGGCATCCGCTCGGCCGAATCGCAGGAATCGGCCCAGACCAGCGTGCTGTACAGCACGCGCCAGAACGTGCTGCTCGAAGCCCTGACCGCGCTCTTCGAGCTGCACCGCTTTGACCGCAAAACCCGCATCGCCGCCGAGTCGGCGGCCATCATCGGCCAGCTCGCGCGCGTCGAGGAACGCCGCGCCGAACTGGGGGCCGTGGGCCGCAACGACCTGCGCCAGGCCGCCTCCCGGCGATCCAGCGCCCTGTCGCAGCAGCACGCCCTCGAAGCCCAGCGCACCGATGCGCAGGCGCGCTTCGTGCGCTACTTCAACTACCACCCGGGCAAGCAGGGCCTGCCCCAGCCCCAGTTGCCCGTGCACTGGCTGCCCGCCAGCGAAGAGGCCGCGCGGCAAGCCGCCGAAGCGCAAAGCAGCGAGCTGCAGGAAGCCAATCACCAGATCGAACGCGCGCAGGCCGAGGTCGAGCGCGCCAAGGCCGAACGCTGGCCCACTGTGGCCGCCGTGGTCTCGCACGCCCGCGACCCCAAGGGTGTGCTCTACACCGAAGGCACGCGCTACGGCGTCGAGCTGAACTGGAACTTCGGCAACGGCTTCGAGCTGCGCGACCGCATCCTCAAGGCCACCAACGAGCTGCAATCGCAGCTCGCCCAGCAGGAGACCGTGCGCCGCGCCGTGCACGAAACCGTCACCGCCGCCTGGGGCCGCTGGCAGGCCGGACGCGAGCGCGAAACCCAGCTGCACGAGGCCGTGCGCGAGGCCCGCGGCGCCTTCGAGGGCTACCGCCGACTGCTCGAAATGGGGCGCGGCAGCCTGTCGCAAGTGCTCGACGCCCAGCTCGACATGCAGCGCCTGATGCTCGACGAGGCCGACGCCATCTACGACCAGCACATCAACGCCCTGCGCCTGGCCCGCACCACCGGCCAGTTGCTGCCGCGCGACCTGCCCGCGCACTGGCTGGATCAGCTGTTCGCCCCCGCGACCCAAAGCGCCCAGGCCCAGGCCCGGCCAGACCAGCCACCCGCCGCCTCGGTCGACCTGGCCCTGGCGCCGGTGCAGCTCAAGCTGGCCACCCGCCTGGACCCGCAAGGCCTCTCCTGGCCGGGGATGACCCTGCCCGCGGTGGCCAGCGGGCCGTCGGGACGAGCGCGCTGGTAG